A single genomic interval of Methyloceanibacter caenitepidi harbors:
- the fae gene encoding formaldehyde-activating enzyme encodes MAKITGVCIGESLVGDGNEVAHIDLILGPRGSAAESAFCNALTNNKDGFTTLLAVVAPNLLCKPATILYNKVTIKDARQAVQMFGPAQYAVAKAVADSVAEGVIPADQADDLYVCVGVFIHWEAADDKKIQDFNYQATKEAIARAVAGEPKASEVTAKKDSAAHPFAAG; translated from the coding sequence ATGGCCAAAATCACTGGTGTATGCATCGGCGAGTCGCTCGTCGGCGATGGCAACGAAGTTGCCCATATCGATCTCATTCTCGGCCCGCGTGGCAGCGCCGCCGAGTCGGCCTTCTGCAACGCGCTGACGAACAACAAGGACGGCTTCACCACGCTGCTCGCCGTTGTTGCTCCGAACCTGCTCTGCAAGCCGGCCACGATCCTTTACAACAAGGTCACCATCAAGGACGCCCGTCAGGCTGTTCAGATGTTTGGCCCCGCTCAGTACGCGGTTGCCAAGGCCGTTGCTGACTCCGTCGCCGAGGGTGTTATCCCGGCTGACCAGGCTGACGATCTTTATGTCTGCGTTGGCGTCTTCATTCACTGGGAAGCCGCAGACGACAAGAAGATCCAGGACTTCAACTATCAGGCGACCAAGGAAGCCATCGCCCGCGCCGTCGCCGGCGAGCCGAAGGCTTCGGAAGTCACCGCCAAGAAGGACTCTGCCGCCCACCCGTTCGCCGCTGGTTGA